A region of candidate division WOR-3 bacterium DNA encodes the following proteins:
- a CDS encoding transposase, with protein MEDVEGRIAAATRDIKAQLVTDPRAELLMTIPAIAHLTAYLLLAEIGEISRFLSPKKLCAYGGIVPATRQSAEHRWQGRITHEGSRYIRWAMVEAACKAPSHDHYLGQFYRSVAHRRGPLKARVAVARKLLAAVWYVLTYNEPYKPRYETTV; from the coding sequence ATGGAGGACGTAGAAGGACGGATTGCCGCAGCCACCCGGGATATCAAGGCGCAGTTGGTGACCGACCCGCGGGCCGAGCTCTTGATGACGATACCGGCTATCGCCCATCTTACCGCCTACCTGCTCTTGGCTGAGATTGGCGAGATCAGCCGCTTCCTATCGCCCAAGAAGCTGTGCGCGTACGGCGGGATCGTACCGGCAACGAGGCAGAGTGCCGAGCACCGCTGGCAGGGGCGGATAACGCATGAGGGCAGCCGGTACATCCGCTGGGCGATGGTGGAAGCAGCCTGCAAGGCCCCGAGTCACGATCACTATCTGGGGCAGTTCTACCGTAGCGTGGCGCACCGGCGCGGACCACTAAAGGCGCGGGTGGCGGTGGCGCGGAAGCTGTTGGCTGCGGTATGGTACGTGCTGACGTACAACGAGCCTTACAAACCAAGGTATGAAACCACAGTCTGA
- a CDS encoding transposase, whose amino-acid sequence MHKRFSEVAALNDKGEVENRKTLRHDNGGEMAEYFRPLAGKAVVTVEAVRNWYWLYELLEGLGVEAKLVNSRKVRLIAESKNKSDKIDALILAQLERTDYLPQAYIPPRPVRDMRELLRYRLVLVRLRTGLKNRIHALLDKLNVQHSFTDLFGTAGRRFMAALELRPV is encoded by the coding sequence ATGCACAAGCGGTTCTCCGAGGTGGCCGCGCTCAACGACAAGGGCGAGGTCGAGAATCGGAAGACGCTGCGCCACGACAACGGTGGCGAGATGGCCGAGTACTTCCGGCCGCTGGCGGGCAAGGCGGTGGTAACGGTCGAGGCCGTGCGCAATTGGTACTGGCTGTACGAGTTACTGGAGGGACTCGGGGTCGAGGCCAAGCTGGTCAACTCCAGAAAGGTGCGGCTGATAGCGGAGTCCAAGAACAAGAGCGACAAGATCGACGCCCTGATCCTGGCGCAACTGGAACGGACCGACTACCTGCCACAAGCCTACATTCCGCCGCGGCCGGTCCGGGACATGCGCGAGCTCTTGCGCTACCGGCTGGTCCTGGTGCGGTTGCGCACCGGTCTGAAGAACCGGATTCATGCCCTCCTGGACAAGCTCAACGTCCAGCACAGTTTCACCGACCTGTTCGGCACGGCCGGCCGGAGGTTCATGGCCGCATTGGAGCTGCGGCCGGTCTAG
- the aspS gene encoding aspartate--tRNA(Asn) ligase, with protein MQRTLARDLPRHVGEAVRLVGWLHHVRDKGKIAFVLVRDRTGVAQGVVLDPAKVKVADLKRESIVEVVGRVKEEKQARAGVELEVMSVRPLIEPQAELPFEVSRSREKLNLKIDTILDHRAFSLRNPEFAAPFRVQAEIVRTFRDYLRRLDFLEVHTSKIVKAGTEGGTALFPVKYFEEQAYLAQSPQFYKQMLVGAGFERVFEVGFVYRAEDHATSRHINEYLSLDLEMGFIESYTDVIDVERGFLRELVENLRLHCQEEFNLLGAKLPRVGDMPEIRLKEALAILGRDYGRDTRGMVDLDPEGERQICDYALKVHGSEFVFVTRYPRSARPFYTMPDPEDEESTLGFDCLFRGLEVTTGSQRIHDYQMLVDSIRRIGGNPADFEFYLEIFRYAMPPHGGLAIGAERLTQQLLGLANVREASFFPRDRYRLTP; from the coding sequence ATGCAAAGAACGCTGGCCCGTGACCTGCCGAGGCACGTCGGCGAAGCAGTCAGACTGGTTGGCTGGTTGCACCACGTTCGGGATAAGGGCAAGATTGCTTTTGTGCTGGTGCGGGACCGGACCGGCGTGGCCCAGGGTGTTGTACTTGATCCGGCAAAGGTCAAGGTTGCTGACCTGAAGCGCGAGAGCATCGTTGAGGTTGTGGGCCGGGTGAAGGAAGAAAAGCAGGCGCGGGCCGGAGTCGAACTGGAGGTCATGTCAGTCCGGCCTCTAATCGAGCCTCAGGCCGAGTTGCCTTTTGAGGTGAGTCGGTCGCGCGAGAAGCTGAATCTGAAGATTGATACGATCCTCGACCACCGGGCTTTTTCGTTGCGCAACCCCGAGTTCGCCGCGCCGTTCCGGGTTCAGGCTGAAATCGTACGCACCTTTCGTGACTACCTGCGCCGGCTTGATTTCCTAGAGGTACACACATCCAAGATAGTAAAGGCTGGCACTGAGGGTGGTACTGCGCTGTTTCCGGTCAAGTACTTCGAGGAGCAGGCATATCTTGCTCAGAGTCCGCAGTTCTATAAGCAGATGCTTGTTGGTGCCGGGTTCGAACGCGTGTTTGAGGTCGGGTTCGTGTATCGGGCTGAAGACCATGCCACGTCGAGGCACATCAACGAGTATCTGTCGCTTGACTTGGAGATGGGATTCATCGAGTCCTACACCGATGTAATTGATGTCGAGAGGGGTTTCTTGAGAGAACTGGTTGAGAATCTCAGGTTGCATTGCCAAGAGGAGTTCAACCTGCTCGGAGCCAAACTGCCCAGGGTCGGCGACATGCCGGAAATCCGGCTCAAGGAGGCCTTGGCAATTCTCGGCCGGGACTATGGCCGTGATACTAGGGGCATGGTTGACCTTGACCCTGAAGGTGAACGTCAGATATGTGATTACGCTCTGAAGGTGCACGGGTCTGAATTCGTGTTTGTTACCCGATACCCTCGCTCGGCCCGGCCGTTCTACACGATGCCGGATCCAGAGGATGAGGAATCTACCCTTGGATTTGACTGCCTTTTCCGCGGGCTTGAGGTTACAACCGGAAGCCAGCGCATTCACGATTACCAGATGCTCGTTGACAGCATCCGCAGAATTGGCGGGAATCCGGCCGATTTCGAGTTTTACCTTGAGATATTCCGATACGCAATGCCGCCGCACGGCGGACTGGCAATCGGAGCGGAAAGGCTGACCCAGCAGCTTCTCGGCCTGGCGAACGTGCGCGAGGCGAGTTTTTTCCCACGAGACCGATACCGTCTGACACCGTAA
- a CDS encoding T9SS type A sorting domain-containing protein translates to MSRPLLALAVITLSLPALLLAQMGWDQATASAPWPPRHCLGSLEFGGRIWVLGGEGSASYNDVWYSTDGTNWFEATPSAAWSPRFKHTVATLGDRMWIMGGSSGNLKNDVWYSGDGIDWSEATPAAAWAGRKGHASVTFDSRLWVLGGTTGTIKNDVWYSTTGDTWEQATAGADWNPRVNHAVVVFHDTIWVLGGFTGAANLNDVWCSCNGTDWTQVTASAAWSARRGHSVAVLRDTMWLAGGNAGTVYYNDVWYSVNGADWVQASPSAPWPARWNHALVAYNDRIWILGGWNQTQVFNDVWYSTGLGGLAANPATTLPGLRLVISPNPVVSHVATVRLVAANALPRVTSIRVHNATGRVVLHDAITSLPNRFSLDLHGLPAGVYLLRVGTELGFSETQILKLR, encoded by the coding sequence ATGTCAAGACCGTTGCTAGCGCTGGCCGTCATCACTCTTTCGTTGCCGGCCTTGCTCCTAGCCCAGATGGGCTGGGACCAGGCAACTGCATCTGCCCCCTGGCCGCCGCGGCACTGCCTAGGCTCGCTTGAGTTCGGGGGTCGGATTTGGGTGTTGGGCGGCGAGGGGAGTGCGAGCTACAATGATGTCTGGTATTCGACCGACGGCACCAACTGGTTCGAAGCTACGCCGTCAGCTGCGTGGTCACCACGGTTCAAGCACACCGTTGCCACGCTTGGCGATCGGATGTGGATAATGGGAGGCAGTTCTGGCAACCTGAAGAACGATGTCTGGTACTCAGGCGACGGTATTGACTGGTCAGAGGCCACACCGGCCGCAGCCTGGGCCGGCCGTAAAGGACACGCTTCGGTTACGTTCGACTCGAGACTGTGGGTTCTCGGCGGTACAACCGGCACCATCAAGAACGATGTCTGGTACTCAACAACCGGCGACACATGGGAACAGGCAACCGCAGGCGCTGACTGGAACCCGCGCGTGAATCATGCTGTGGTGGTTTTCCACGACACTATCTGGGTACTGGGCGGATTCACCGGCGCTGCCAACCTGAACGATGTGTGGTGCTCGTGCAACGGCACCGATTGGACCCAAGTCACTGCCTCGGCCGCCTGGTCGGCGCGTCGGGGTCACTCGGTCGCGGTGCTGCGCGACACCATGTGGCTTGCCGGCGGCAATGCTGGCACTGTGTACTACAACGACGTCTGGTACTCGGTCAACGGCGCGGACTGGGTACAGGCAAGTCCCTCGGCGCCGTGGCCGGCCCGCTGGAACCACGCTCTTGTCGCCTACAACGACCGCATCTGGATTCTCGGCGGCTGGAACCAAACGCAGGTGTTCAACGATGTTTGGTACTCAACCGGACTCGGCGGACTGGCGGCAAACCCTGCAACAACGCTCCCTGGCCTGCGGCTCGTCATTTCGCCGAATCCGGTTGTCTCCCACGTCGCCACGGTGCGGCTTGTAGCAGCAAATGCCCTACCGCGGGTTACGAGCATCCGAGTCCATAACGCAACCGGTCGGGTTGTCCTCCATGACGCTATCACTTCATTACCTAATCGCTTCTCGCTCGACCTGCACGGCCTTCCTGCTGGTGTCTACCTTCTGCGTGTTGGCACGGAACTGGGATTCTCCGAAACGCAGATACTCAAGCTCCGCTAA
- a CDS encoding DUF6125 family protein, with the protein MMTPGRFPQLAGLRREQLEELLADAAKNWLAHDGTWFQAVESEHGLDAAIRADIEAWRRFTRIEAERIMRRHGITPGSGIPALVKALSFRLYAFINEQDTIEETQNRVVFRMRDCRVQSARRRKGLADFPCKQVGIVEYSEFARVIDPRITTRCLYCPPDEHPADAWCAWEFTIGEGTDNLRVRQDK; encoded by the coding sequence ATGATGACGCCGGGCCGTTTTCCGCAGCTTGCCGGGCTTAGACGGGAACAGCTCGAGGAGCTGCTCGCCGACGCCGCCAAGAACTGGCTCGCACATGACGGCACCTGGTTTCAGGCAGTTGAGTCCGAGCACGGCCTCGACGCAGCAATCCGGGCCGACATTGAGGCGTGGCGGCGATTTACCAGAATCGAGGCCGAACGCATCATGAGGCGGCACGGCATTACGCCGGGCAGCGGGATTCCAGCTCTCGTCAAGGCATTGTCTTTCAGACTCTATGCCTTTATCAACGAGCAGGATACGATTGAGGAAACCCAGAATCGCGTCGTCTTCAGGATGCGTGATTGCCGGGTGCAATCGGCCCGCAGACGCAAGGGCCTTGCGGATTTTCCGTGCAAGCAGGTAGGTATTGTCGAGTACTCAGAGTTCGCCCGGGTAATTGACCCGCGAATCACAACCCGATGCCTGTACTGCCCACCGGACGAACATCCCGCTGATGCCTGGTGCGCTTGGGAGTTCACCATCGGAGAAGGAACCGACAACCTTAGAGTCCGACAAGACAAGTGA
- the radC gene encoding DNA repair protein RadC — protein MKEPTHRTFTVHDLPQRERPRERLMREGPKALTREEVLAIIISRGTKGRSVLDIARDLVRRFKTIGAIADATIEELQQIEGIGRAKACQLKAALELARRIDEPPDDDSGAELDSPEAVVRLMAPKLRGEKKECFHSLVADSRRRLVTRELVSLGSLDTTLAHPREVFQEAIRAKASGIVVVHNHPSGDPTPSEDDVRLTRRLVEAGRIIGIPLLDHIIIAGDKHYSFRSRGLL, from the coding sequence GTGAAGGAACCAACGCACCGCACGTTCACGGTTCACGACCTTCCGCAGCGCGAGCGGCCGCGTGAGCGGCTGATGCGCGAGGGACCGAAGGCCCTGACCCGCGAAGAGGTGCTGGCGATCATCATCAGCCGGGGAACCAAAGGGCGGTCGGTTCTCGATATTGCCCGTGACCTGGTGCGGAGGTTCAAGACCATCGGCGCAATTGCCGATGCGACCATCGAGGAACTGCAACAGATCGAGGGTATTGGCAGGGCTAAGGCGTGTCAGCTTAAGGCCGCACTTGAACTCGCACGCCGGATTGACGAGCCTCCGGACGACGACTCAGGGGCAGAGCTGGACAGTCCTGAGGCGGTTGTGCGGCTTATGGCTCCCAAGCTGCGCGGCGAGAAAAAGGAGTGTTTTCATTCGCTTGTTGCGGATTCCAGACGCAGGCTGGTTACACGGGAGCTGGTGTCGCTGGGCTCGCTCGATACGACTCTGGCCCACCCGCGCGAAGTGTTTCAGGAAGCAATCCGGGCAAAGGCCTCGGGGATAGTCGTCGTGCACAATCATCCGTCCGGCGACCCGACGCCGTCAGAGGACGATGTACGGCTCACCCGCCGTCTAGTCGAGGCCGGTAGGATAATCGGCATTCCGCTCCTGGACCACATCATTATCGCCGGCGACAAGCACTACAGTTTCCGCAGCCGCGGGCTGCTGTAA
- a CDS encoding glycosyltransferase family 39 protein has translation MPTTGQRVSLFGALTVAAALRLVFLSLPATSIETKAVAAIPDAAEYLTLAQNLVRHQTFSRSEQEPYRPEVLRTPGYPLFLALFFVVFPKPLLPILAAQLILSLLLVLVTYRFCLELTGDNRTSLVAAYLVALSPNLAFVSTKVVTETLFTLMLAVTLILFNRHRTVSRVQGIVASGVCCGLLALVRPIALYFPLLLAAVLFFDRSVRQYRHACSCSEQTGRPADVGLPRLLSPLLLLAGTALVVLPLFVRNARLTGRWVLSTTAEHNLVLYNAATVLALDQNVSLAEARELMKLEAEAPSFAPLDTLNMARYWQRLTPVAWRHILRKPWLALRVQLLGFVSTLASPISLRPLAVHSGTDPGQEPNVAQRALTALARGQLVEAARLVWQSRLARLGWFGVTTFTAALIFQLGVLILVLLLLVRHLFLHTRFSFPLAHDTMLLLFLTILYFALPTGALGEARMRAPIEPVLAVLAAAATRTLDSIVKGTGKSRV, from the coding sequence ATGCCAACAACCGGCCAGAGGGTTAGTCTGTTCGGTGCGCTGACTGTCGCTGCTGCACTAAGGCTAGTCTTCCTGTCCCTACCGGCAACATCAATCGAGACCAAAGCCGTTGCTGCCATCCCGGATGCTGCCGAGTACCTTACCCTGGCCCAGAACCTTGTTCGGCACCAGACGTTCTCCCGGTCTGAACAGGAGCCGTACCGACCCGAGGTCCTGCGTACACCAGGCTATCCCCTTTTCCTCGCCCTGTTCTTCGTTGTGTTCCCTAAACCGCTCCTGCCGATACTCGCTGCCCAGCTTATTCTTTCCCTGCTACTGGTCCTAGTCACCTACCGGTTCTGCCTGGAACTGACCGGCGACAACCGCACTTCACTTGTTGCCGCTTATCTGGTCGCGCTTTCTCCCAACCTAGCGTTCGTCTCGACCAAGGTCGTGACTGAGACTCTGTTCACCCTCATGCTAGCTGTAACGCTAATTCTGTTCAACCGGCACCGCACAGTCAGCCGGGTCCAGGGCATTGTCGCCAGCGGAGTGTGCTGCGGCCTTCTGGCGCTTGTCCGGCCGATAGCACTCTACTTTCCGCTGCTATTGGCTGCAGTGCTATTCTTCGACCGCAGCGTCCGCCAGTACAGGCATGCTTGCTCCTGTTCGGAACAGACCGGTCGGCCCGCTGACGTAGGCCTTCCGCGCCTGCTCAGCCCGCTGTTGCTGCTCGCCGGTACTGCGCTCGTAGTTCTGCCGTTGTTCGTGCGCAACGCTCGACTGACCGGCCGTTGGGTTCTCTCAACGACTGCCGAGCACAACCTTGTCCTGTACAACGCTGCAACCGTTCTTGCCTTAGACCAAAACGTCTCGTTGGCCGAGGCACGTGAGCTGATGAAACTTGAGGCCGAAGCACCGTCGTTCGCTCCACTGGATACTTTGAACATGGCCCGGTACTGGCAGCGACTCACGCCGGTCGCGTGGCGTCACATCCTGCGCAAACCTTGGCTCGCCCTACGGGTCCAGCTGCTTGGGTTTGTCTCCACGTTGGCTAGTCCAATAAGCCTAAGGCCGCTTGCAGTTCACTCCGGCACGGATCCGGGCCAGGAGCCGAATGTCGCTCAGCGTGCTCTGACTGCGCTCGCCCGTGGCCAGCTCGTCGAAGCAGCCCGGCTCGTTTGGCAGTCTCGGCTTGCGCGACTCGGCTGGTTCGGGGTCACGACGTTTACCGCCGCGCTCATATTTCAGCTCGGTGTGCTCATACTGGTGCTGCTCCTGCTTGTTCGTCATCTTTTCCTGCATACCCGCTTCTCATTCCCCCTTGCTCATGACACTATGCTGTTGCTGTTTCTGACCATCCTCTACTTCGCACTGCCGACCGGCGCACTGGGTGAAGCCCGCATGCGGGCTCCGATTGAACCCGTACTTGCGGTGCTCGCCGCAGCGGCGACCCGCACCCTGGACTCCATCGTCAAGGGAACCGGAAAGTCGCGCGTATAG
- a CDS encoding rhomboid family intramembrane serine protease, producing the protein MIPLHDDIESRTRPYVTYALVSACVMVFVYQLMSELSSPAAERDLLYTFGMIPAAVFRGQHLWTLLTSMFLHGGFFHLAGNMLFLWIFGDNVEDVFGHFGYLGMYVLSGVAGSLLHILVAPGSTVPTIGASGAISGVMGAYFVLYPGARVLTLVPIFFFIRFVYLPAFLLLGFWLLLQLLYGCSSVGGRSGVAYFAHIGGFVVGLLLALLVRNRRRRRPVWYDIH; encoded by the coding sequence GTGATACCGCTCCACGACGATATCGAGTCACGAACCCGTCCGTACGTTACCTATGCCCTCGTCAGCGCCTGCGTGATGGTGTTCGTGTACCAGTTGATGTCCGAGCTTTCCAGCCCGGCGGCAGAGAGGGATTTGCTGTACACATTCGGCATGATACCCGCTGCAGTGTTCCGCGGCCAGCACCTCTGGACGCTCCTCACCTCGATGTTTCTGCACGGCGGTTTCTTCCACCTTGCCGGCAACATGCTATTCCTCTGGATATTTGGAGACAACGTCGAGGACGTGTTCGGTCATTTCGGCTACCTCGGCATGTATGTTCTGTCCGGCGTAGCTGGAAGTTTGCTTCACATTCTGGTCGCGCCCGGGTCCACGGTTCCGACCATCGGTGCCTCCGGCGCCATTTCTGGTGTCATGGGTGCGTACTTCGTTCTCTATCCCGGTGCCAGAGTCCTGACCCTAGTTCCGATATTTTTCTTCATCCGGTTCGTTTATCTCCCAGCTTTTCTCCTGCTTGGGTTCTGGTTGCTACTGCAGCTATTGTACGGTTGTTCGTCGGTCGGAGGCCGAAGCGGCGTTGCGTACTTTGCCCACATTGGCGGATTTGTTGTCGGTCTTCTTCTCGCGCTACTTGTCCGCAATCGTCGCCGGCGCCGACCAGTTTGGTATGACATACACTGA
- the ispF gene encoding 2-C-methyl-D-erythritol 2,4-cyclodiphosphate synthase codes for MQAPLRIGIGFDAHRFSSSPDRKLRLGGMVIPGCKGLAGHSDADVLLHAIMDALLGALALSDIGVRFPDTDSKYQDADSTILTTRVMRLVTARGYEVANLDCVVVCDQPKLAHHAVSIRTRIARLLAVQPNRVGLQAKTCEGTGLAAPGRSIAAMVVVLLRQKRTVRPRDTGLRIRLTRLRPPLKPRGKVR; via the coding sequence GTGCAGGCCCCGCTTCGTATCGGCATCGGCTTTGACGCTCACCGGTTCAGCTCCAGTCCAGACCGCAAGCTCAGACTGGGCGGTATGGTCATACCGGGCTGTAAGGGCCTTGCCGGCCACTCAGACGCGGATGTGCTGCTGCATGCCATCATGGACGCCTTGCTTGGTGCCCTTGCCCTGTCTGACATCGGAGTCCGCTTCCCTGACACCGACTCGAAGTATCAAGACGCCGACAGCACCATCTTGACGACCAGAGTGATGCGACTCGTAACCGCGCGCGGGTATGAAGTGGCCAACCTTGACTGTGTCGTCGTATGTGACCAGCCCAAACTTGCTCACCACGCCGTCAGCATCCGTACCCGAATTGCCCGCTTGCTTGCAGTACAACCGAACCGGGTCGGGCTCCAGGCCAAGACCTGCGAAGGAACCGGGCTCGCAGCGCCGGGCAGAAGTATTGCAGCAATGGTAGTCGTGCTCCTCAGGCAAAAGCGCACGGTCCGACCAAGAGACACGGGGCTTCGAATCCGCTTAACCAGGCTGCGGCCGCCGCTGAAACCCAGGGGGAAGGTCCGGTGA
- the glgA gene encoding glycogen synthase GlgA, translating into MTVAHLASEVAPFSKTGGLADVTGALPQALVRAGLQVAVISPLYPSVVEAGFNPAISDTFTVTVGDRTRTVRLLELVDRGVRYIFVDEPGFFGRAGIYGDAHGDYPDNAERFILFCRAALEAVARLVPEPDVVHCHDWQTALVPLLVKECFPALNWMPTVLTIHNLGYQGNFPKEKFQLLGVPARLFGPDGVEFYGSVSFLKAGLLFADRLTTVSPTYAREIMTAELGFGLDGVLRARAADLSGILNGIDVEVWNPSKDPYLDLCFDSQSLTAKDRNREQLSRELSLRSDRSPLFGCVTRLAGQKGIDKLIAVIPELVAAGARVAILGSGSAEFESKLAKTASDHPGAVAVKLEFSEPLAHRIYAGSDFFLMPSEYEPCGLGQMIALRYGTIPIASRTGGLADSIIDFDEYPDSGTGFLFTRGVLAEFSAKLQHALDLYRDKETLASVRQRAMATDFSWDARCQDYVRLYSELVVKPLPNRNRPG; encoded by the coding sequence ATGACCGTTGCCCATCTTGCATCTGAAGTGGCGCCGTTTTCAAAGACCGGCGGTTTGGCCGACGTAACCGGCGCCCTACCGCAGGCACTGGTACGCGCTGGGCTTCAAGTTGCCGTCATCTCACCATTGTACCCATCCGTGGTTGAGGCTGGGTTCAATCCCGCCATATCTGACACATTCACGGTTACCGTCGGCGACCGAACCCGGACGGTCAGACTGCTTGAGCTTGTAGACCGTGGTGTGAGATACATCTTCGTGGACGAACCGGGATTTTTCGGTCGAGCAGGTATCTACGGCGACGCGCATGGCGACTACCCGGACAATGCAGAGCGCTTCATACTCTTTTGCCGCGCTGCGCTGGAAGCTGTTGCCCGGCTCGTACCAGAGCCGGACGTGGTTCACTGCCACGACTGGCAGACTGCGCTCGTGCCGCTTCTTGTCAAAGAGTGTTTCCCTGCACTCAACTGGATGCCTACCGTGCTGACAATTCACAACCTCGGGTATCAGGGTAACTTCCCGAAGGAGAAGTTTCAACTGCTCGGCGTACCGGCCCGACTGTTCGGACCAGACGGCGTTGAGTTCTACGGGTCGGTCAGCTTTCTCAAGGCGGGGTTGCTCTTTGCCGACCGCTTAACTACTGTCAGCCCAACCTATGCGCGTGAGATAATGACCGCTGAGCTCGGATTCGGACTCGACGGCGTGCTTCGCGCCCGGGCCGCGGACCTGTCCGGTATTCTCAACGGCATTGACGTCGAAGTATGGAACCCTAGCAAGGACCCGTACCTGGACCTTTGTTTCGACAGCCAATCGCTAACGGCCAAAGACAGGAACCGCGAACAACTCAGCCGCGAGCTCAGTCTCAGGTCGGACCGCTCACCACTGTTTGGATGCGTGACCCGGCTCGCTGGCCAGAAGGGCATTGACAAACTCATCGCCGTGATTCCGGAGCTTGTTGCGGCTGGTGCCCGAGTTGCGATTCTCGGCTCTGGCTCGGCCGAGTTCGAGTCGAAATTGGCAAAGACCGCCTCTGACCACCCGGGCGCGGTAGCGGTCAAGCTGGAGTTCAGTGAGCCGCTTGCCCACCGCATCTACGCCGGTTCAGACTTCTTCCTGATGCCATCAGAATATGAGCCGTGCGGCCTGGGCCAGATGATTGCCCTGCGTTACGGCACAATACCAATTGCCTCGCGCACCGGTGGCTTGGCGGACAGCATCATTGATTTTGACGAGTACCCGGACTCAGGAACAGGATTCCTCTTCACGCGCGGCGTGTTGGCGGAGTTCAGTGCGAAGCTTCAGCATGCACTCGACCTGTACCGGGACAAGGAAACGCTTGCGAGCGTGAGACAGCGAGCCATGGCTACTGATTTCTCCTGGGATGCGCGCTGCCAGGACTACGTCCGGCTCTACTCAGAGCTGGTCGTCAAACCCCTGCCGAACCGCAACCGGCCAGGGTAA
- the galT gene encoding galactose-1-phosphate uridylyltransferase, whose product MPELRKDPVLGRWVIISTERSRRPSDFRRPAHQPVTGHNQPCPFCPGNEHLTPPEIMRRPESGQWSVRVVPNRFPALTPEGQPVRQGVGVYDKMTGIGAHEVIIETPDHCLSLADVEPGHFSEVIWTFHDRHVALSADPRLRYVLVFKNHGAGAGASLAHSHSQLIAMPVVPVLVKSELEGAAQYFRFRNRCVYCDMLKQELQETVRLVFENDSFVVFQPFAPRFPFETWVVSRRHLGSFATMDAAHVTDLALALKDILGRMNRGLSGPDFNFVVHSAPLTEPDPEYYHFHIELMPKLTTIAGFEVGTGFYINPVPPEDAACFLRQQSG is encoded by the coding sequence GTGCCCGAACTGCGCAAAGATCCGGTTCTCGGACGCTGGGTCATCATCTCAACCGAGCGGTCACGCCGGCCAAGCGATTTCCGACGTCCGGCTCACCAGCCGGTGACCGGGCACAATCAGCCGTGTCCGTTCTGTCCCGGTAACGAGCACCTCACACCGCCGGAAATCATGCGGCGACCCGAATCTGGCCAGTGGTCGGTACGGGTCGTTCCAAACCGGTTCCCGGCACTAACGCCCGAAGGTCAACCGGTCCGTCAGGGAGTCGGCGTGTACGACAAAATGACCGGTATTGGCGCGCACGAGGTAATCATCGAAACTCCAGACCATTGTCTCAGCCTAGCTGACGTTGAGCCGGGTCATTTCAGCGAAGTCATCTGGACCTTTCATGACCGTCATGTTGCGCTGTCCGCTGACCCGAGGCTCCGCTATGTTCTCGTGTTCAAGAACCACGGCGCCGGTGCTGGCGCCTCACTCGCCCATTCCCATTCCCAGCTTATTGCAATGCCGGTCGTCCCGGTTCTGGTAAAATCCGAGCTTGAAGGAGCAGCTCAGTATTTCCGTTTCCGTAACCGTTGCGTGTACTGCGACATGCTCAAGCAGGAGCTACAAGAGACTGTAAGACTGGTATTTGAGAACGACAGCTTCGTTGTGTTTCAGCCTTTTGCCCCGCGTTTCCCGTTCGAAACCTGGGTTGTCAGCCGCCGTCATTTGGGCTCGTTTGCCACCATGGACGCAGCGCACGTGACTGACCTTGCGCTTGCGCTCAAGGACATCCTAGGCCGCATGAATCGCGGCCTGTCCGGCCCGGACTTCAACTTCGTAGTCCATTCTGCACCCCTGACTGAACCAGACCCGGAATACTATCACTTTCACATCGAGCTGATGCCGAAACTAACAACTATCGCCGGATTCGAAGTCGGTACCGGTTTCTACATCAACCCGGTTCCGCCTGAGGATGCGGCATGTTTCCTGCGCCAGCAGTCTGGATGA